A region of Maridesulfovibrio sp. DNA encodes the following proteins:
- the serS gene encoding serine--tRNA ligase has translation MLDLKFVQNNLDVVRESLEKRGSKLDVNEFSDLDSRRKALLQEVESLKAERNSTSGEIAKIKKEGGDASEIIARMGEVSGRIKALDEDLKDIEAAEREWLVSVPNMPDESVPFGKTEDDNPVIRHWGEKPEFDFTPREHWDLAVELDGVDFERAAKLTGARFAVLKKWGAKLERALTSFMVDVQTNDHGYTEVIPPYIVNRDSLFGTGQLPKFAEDLFKLENWEYYMIPTAEVPLTNLHRDEVLSEDDLSIAYCAPTPCFRSEAGSYGKDTKGLIRQHQFHKVEMVRFAHPDKSFDDLEKMTGHAEEILKRLGLHYRVITLCTGDMGFGSAKTYDIEVWLPGQDKYREISSCSNCVDFQARRANIKFQPKDSKKKQFVHTLNGSGLAVGRTFVAVVENYQQKDGTIVVPEVLRPYMGGMEVITAE, from the coding sequence ATGCTCGATTTGAAATTTGTACAGAACAATCTGGATGTAGTTCGCGAAAGCCTCGAAAAAAGAGGATCTAAACTTGATGTTAATGAATTCAGCGATCTGGATTCCCGCCGCAAGGCCCTTCTGCAGGAAGTGGAATCCCTTAAGGCCGAGCGTAACTCTACATCCGGCGAGATTGCAAAAATAAAGAAAGAAGGTGGCGACGCCTCTGAAATCATCGCCCGTATGGGTGAAGTCTCAGGCCGGATCAAGGCCCTTGATGAAGACCTCAAAGATATTGAAGCCGCTGAACGCGAATGGCTCGTTTCCGTTCCCAACATGCCTGATGAGTCCGTACCTTTCGGTAAAACCGAGGACGACAACCCGGTTATCCGCCATTGGGGCGAAAAGCCTGAGTTTGATTTTACCCCCCGCGAGCATTGGGATCTGGCTGTGGAGTTGGACGGCGTTGATTTTGAACGCGCAGCGAAGCTTACCGGAGCGCGTTTTGCCGTGCTTAAGAAATGGGGGGCCAAACTGGAAAGGGCTCTGACGTCTTTCATGGTCGATGTGCAGACCAATGACCACGGTTATACTGAGGTCATTCCTCCGTATATCGTCAACCGCGATTCCCTGTTCGGCACCGGTCAACTGCCGAAGTTTGCCGAGGACCTTTTCAAGCTGGAAAACTGGGAATACTACATGATTCCCACAGCAGAAGTTCCGCTGACCAACCTGCATCGCGATGAAGTGCTCAGTGAAGATGATCTTTCCATTGCCTACTGCGCTCCGACTCCCTGTTTCCGTTCCGAAGCAGGATCCTACGGCAAGGACACCAAAGGCCTGATCCGTCAGCACCAGTTCCACAAAGTGGAGATGGTGCGTTTCGCCCACCCGGACAAATCTTTTGATGACCTTGAAAAGATGACCGGACATGCCGAGGAGATTCTTAAGCGTCTCGGACTGCATTACCGGGTTATCACCCTGTGTACCGGCGATATGGGATTCGGTTCTGCCAAGACCTATGACATTGAGGTCTGGCTGCCCGGTCAGGATAAGTACCGTGAAATTTCTTCCTGCTCCAACTGCGTGGATTTCCAGGCCCGCCGTGCCAATATCAAGTTCCAGCCCAAAGACAGCAAGAAAAAACAGTTCGTCCACACCTTGAACGGCTCCGGCCTTGCTGTGGGGCGTACCTTTGTAGCTGTGGTTGAAAACTATCAGCAGAAGGACGGTACCATCGTGGTTCCCGAAGTCCTGCGTCCTTACATGGGCGGTATGGAAGTAATTACTGCCGAGTAA